The following proteins are encoded in a genomic region of Ammoniphilus sp. CFH 90114:
- a CDS encoding DUF2399 domain-containing protein codes for MEDSKDREKLLQEGIHYLKQRKKGLERLLQALVEKWIVENPAVFSSLLGLWEEEDPNYPLPMICSYGQFKLAMLSLCDRLILSGCELWYSGDMDPSGFQMAIRLWQRYGNEQVKLWRYQPDLYMDRSSEQVLKTDQWNRLEKYMSEESLSLPHDFYPVCRSHGNKKDRVIRKRLWICFIRI; via the coding sequence GTGGAGGATAGCAAGGACAGAGAGAAGTTGCTACAGGAAGGCATTCACTATTTAAAGCAAAGGAAAAAGGGGTTGGAGCGTCTTCTTCAGGCCTTGGTTGAAAAGTGGATTGTGGAAAATCCAGCGGTCTTTTCTTCCTTGTTAGGCCTATGGGAGGAAGAAGATCCTAATTACCCTTTGCCCATGATCTGTTCCTATGGACAGTTTAAGCTCGCCATGCTCTCCTTGTGTGACCGTCTCATATTGTCAGGCTGTGAGTTATGGTACTCTGGCGATATGGATCCATCTGGTTTTCAGATGGCGATTCGCCTCTGGCAACGGTATGGGAATGAACAGGTGAAGCTTTGGCGTTATCAGCCCGATTTATATATGGACAGAAGTTCTGAGCAAGTTTTAAAGACTGATCAATGGAATAGGTTAGAGAAGTACATGTCAGAGGAGTCTTTAAGTTTACCTCATGATTTTTATCCTGTATGCAGATCTCATGGGAACAAAAAAGACCGTGTTATCAGGAAGCGTTTATGGATTTGCTTTATAAGGATATAA
- a CDS encoding AbrB/MazE/SpoVT family DNA-binding domain-containing protein has protein sequence MLQVQKWGNSLGIRIPKAIATKVGLEEGSEIDLDIEDGKIVIKRKPKSLDELLMQITPENIHKEISTGDAEGRETW, from the coding sequence ATGTTACAAGTCCAAAAGTGGGGTAACAGCTTAGGCATTAGGATTCCAAAAGCGATAGCAACAAAAGTAGGTTTGGAAGAAGGCTCGGAAATTGATTTGGATATTGAGGATGGCAAGATTGTAATTAAGCGAAAGCCAAAAAGCTTAGACGAATTACTGATGCAAATCACCCCTGAAAACATTCATAAAGAGATTTCTACAGGTGATGCGGAAGGTCGCGAAACATGGTAG
- the mazF gene encoding endoribonuclease MazF, giving the protein MVERYVPERGDLVWLQFNPQAGHEQAGKRPALVISPASYNGKVGLSLLCPVTSKIKGYPFEVSIPQDLPIEGAILSDQVKSLDWQSQKASFICKVPAELLEEVISKIKLLLTN; this is encoded by the coding sequence ATGGTAGAAAGATATGTGCCTGAACGCGGAGATTTAGTTTGGCTGCAGTTTAACCCCCAAGCTGGACATGAACAGGCAGGAAAAAGACCCGCCTTGGTGATCTCGCCAGCATCATATAACGGAAAAGTGGGATTGTCATTACTATGTCCTGTAACTTCAAAAATAAAAGGGTATCCCTTCGAGGTAAGCATCCCGCAAGATCTACCCATTGAAGGTGCGATTCTTTCTGATCAAGTGAAAAGTCTGGACTGGCAATCACAAAAAGCGTCATTCATTTGTAAGGTTCCAGCCGAGTTACTAGAAGAAGTCATATCAAAAATAAAATTATTGCTAACTAATT